Proteins encoded within one genomic window of Nonomuraea gerenzanensis:
- a CDS encoding LacI family DNA-binding transcriptional regulator has protein sequence MKRPTIADIASRAGVSKVAVSYALNGQPGVSEATRARIIAIADEIGWRPNSAARALNGARANCVGLALCRPARILGVEPFFMELISGIEGVLADRSYALLLQVVTSHQQESEVYRHWWGESRIDGVFLVDLHYDDSRVAELERLGMPAVVIGHPSESGSLSAIWSEEGEAVRETVGYLVALGHRRIARVAGLPELVHTTVRDQAFKQACEGVAEHVIVHTDYTGEEGARATRRLLSSPERPTAIVYDNDIMAVAGLSVAQEMRVEVPRDLSIVAWDDSPLAQVVRPPLTALTRDIPAYGAHAAQRLLALIAGEDVPPYEDQAAILTPRGSTGPARSA, from the coding sequence GTGAAGCGACCGACGATCGCCGACATCGCCAGCCGGGCGGGAGTGTCCAAGGTGGCGGTCTCCTACGCGCTCAACGGGCAGCCGGGGGTGTCGGAGGCGACGCGGGCCCGGATCATCGCCATCGCCGACGAGATCGGCTGGCGGCCCAACAGCGCCGCCCGCGCCCTGAACGGCGCCAGGGCCAACTGCGTGGGCCTCGCGCTCTGCCGCCCGGCCCGGATCCTCGGCGTCGAGCCGTTCTTCATGGAGCTGATCAGCGGCATCGAGGGGGTGCTCGCCGACCGCTCGTACGCGCTGCTGCTCCAGGTCGTCACCAGCCACCAGCAGGAGAGCGAGGTCTACCGCCACTGGTGGGGTGAGAGCCGCATCGACGGCGTGTTCCTCGTGGACCTGCACTACGACGACTCCCGCGTGGCCGAGCTCGAACGGCTCGGCATGCCGGCCGTGGTCATCGGCCATCCCTCCGAGTCGGGCTCGCTGTCGGCCATCTGGTCGGAGGAGGGCGAGGCCGTCCGCGAGACCGTCGGCTACCTGGTGGCGCTGGGCCACCGCCGCATCGCGCGGGTGGCCGGGCTGCCCGAGCTGGTCCACACGACCGTCCGGGACCAGGCGTTCAAGCAGGCGTGCGAGGGGGTGGCCGAGCACGTCATCGTGCACACCGACTACACCGGCGAGGAGGGCGCCAGGGCCACCAGGCGGCTGCTCAGCTCGCCGGAGCGGCCCACCGCCATCGTCTACGACAACGACATCATGGCCGTGGCCGGTCTGTCGGTGGCGCAGGAGATGCGGGTGGAGGTGCCGCGTGACCTGTCCATCGTGGCCTGGGACGACTCGCCGCTCGCCCAGGTGGTCCGGCCGCCGCTGACCGCGCTCACCCGTGACATCCCGGCCTACGGCGCCCACGCGGCGCAGCGGCTGCTCGCGTTGATCGCGGGCGAGGACGTGCCGCCGTACGAGGACCAGGCGGCCATCCTCACGCCCCGTGGCAGCACGGGGCCCGCTCGCTCCGCTTGA
- a CDS encoding YdeI/OmpD-associated family protein, translating into MTCSAENRQGCGVAAGDEAEVEVTLDTAPRVPCSRKRWHALSVEGAKKPWTRQRRVADAVAELAGGVGRRPIVTGA; encoded by the coding sequence GTGACCTGCTCGGCCGAGAACCGGCAGGGCTGCGGCGTGGCGGCGGGCGACGAGGCCGAGGTGGAGGTCACACTGGACACCGCACCCCGCGTGCCCTGCTCGCGCAAGAGGTGGCACGCGCTGAGCGTCGAGGGCGCCAAGAAGCCCTGGACCCGGCAGCGGCGCGTCGCCGACGCGGTGGCCGAGCTCGCCGGCGGCGTGGGCCGACGGCCGATTGTCACGGGGGCGTAA
- a CDS encoding DUF3140 domain-containing protein, with protein sequence MTEGFDTDMLWDEFHRAVNMNSEELRTYLLAEASSEEGFPPDPDLGIDELGRGVLHVLSKRKGDLTKTDLDVMRQVVELVETLGERTDDESRRELMSVGHDPLRG encoded by the coding sequence ATGACTGAGGGTTTTGACACCGACATGCTCTGGGACGAGTTCCACCGGGCGGTCAACATGAACTCCGAGGAGCTGCGGACGTACCTGCTGGCCGAGGCGTCCTCCGAGGAGGGCTTCCCGCCCGACCCCGACCTGGGCATCGACGAGCTGGGCCGGGGCGTGCTGCACGTGCTGAGCAAGCGGAAGGGCGACCTCACCAAGACCGATCTCGACGTGATGCGCCAGGTCGTCGAGCTCGTCGAGACTTTGGGCGAGCGTACGGACGACGAGTCGCGGCGCGAGCTGATGTCGGTCGGTCACGACCCGTTGAGAGGATGA
- a CDS encoding nuclear transport factor 2 family protein: MVQPHPWIEGYVRAWNSNDPDDIAALFTEDAVYYTEPYSSPWQGRDDIVREWLGRQDKPGEATFEWHPVSVTEDVSVIQGVTTYPDKTYSNLWVIRFAPDGRCREFTEWWMRHDAR; this comes from the coding sequence ATGGTCCAGCCGCATCCGTGGATCGAGGGCTACGTACGCGCGTGGAACTCCAACGATCCCGACGACATCGCCGCCTTGTTCACCGAGGACGCCGTGTACTACACCGAGCCCTACAGCTCGCCGTGGCAGGGGCGCGACGACATCGTCCGCGAGTGGCTGGGACGGCAGGACAAGCCTGGTGAGGCCACCTTCGAGTGGCATCCGGTGAGCGTGACGGAGGACGTCAGCGTCATCCAAGGAGTCACGACATATCCCGACAAAACGTATAGCAACCTCTGGGTGATACGGTTCGCTCCCGATGGGCGATGCCGGGAATTCACCGAATGGTGGATGAGGCACGATGCCAGATGA
- a CDS encoding TetR/AcrR family transcriptional regulator → MSPRRSAAEALGTRAAILDRSVAIASKEGLEGLTIGRLATELDMSKSGVLGHFGSKEALQLAVLERAGEIFRAEVWEPALPAAPGLARLRVLCEAWISYLERQVFPGGCFFVAAAHEFDGRPGVVRDAVESRFEAWRGRLGKEVGRAVAAGELPRGTDPEQVVFELLGVVMALNHAIQLHGDQRAAARARRAVESRLTPADRPA, encoded by the coding sequence ATGAGCCCGCGCAGGTCGGCCGCCGAGGCGCTGGGCACCCGGGCGGCCATCCTCGACCGCTCGGTGGCCATCGCGTCCAAGGAGGGGCTCGAAGGGCTGACCATCGGGCGGCTCGCCACCGAGCTGGACATGAGCAAGTCAGGCGTGCTCGGGCACTTCGGCTCCAAGGAGGCGTTGCAGCTCGCCGTCCTGGAGCGGGCCGGGGAGATCTTCCGCGCCGAGGTGTGGGAGCCCGCCCTGCCCGCCGCGCCGGGGCTGGCGCGGCTGCGGGTGCTGTGCGAGGCGTGGATCTCCTACCTGGAACGGCAGGTCTTTCCCGGTGGTTGCTTCTTCGTGGCGGCGGCGCACGAGTTCGACGGGCGGCCGGGGGTGGTGCGGGACGCGGTCGAGAGCCGGTTCGAGGCGTGGCGGGGGCGGCTGGGCAAGGAGGTGGGCCGGGCCGTGGCCGCGGGGGAGCTGCCCCGGGGCACGGATCCGGAGCAGGTGGTGTTCGAGCTGCTCGGGGTGGTCATGGCGCTGAACCACGCGATCCAGCTCCACGGCGACCAGCGGGCCGCCGCCCGCGCCCGCCGCGCCGTGGAGTCCCGCCTGACGCCCGCCGATCGCCCCGCCTGA
- a CDS encoding beta-ketoacyl-ACP synthase III, with protein MSGSRLVATGHYQPARILTNDELAELVDTSDEWISKRVGIRTRHVAEDGESVADLATHAAAKALAGSGLRPADIDLVLVATCTQTERAPNVASRVAAGLGVPGGALMDLGASCSGFTHALAQADHAIRAGAATHALVVGADKMTAVTDWTDRTTCVLTGDGAGAAVVSAAEQAEIGPVVWGSAPELGRAVRIEGTPTRFSQDGQTVYRWATTRLPALARQACERGGVRPEDLAAVVLHQANLRIIEPIADKLGAVNAIVAKDVVDSGNTSGASVPLALAKLLERGEVPRGAPMLLFGFGGNLSYAGMVVRCP; from the coding sequence ATGAGTGGATCACGACTTGTCGCCACAGGTCACTACCAGCCCGCCAGGATCCTGACCAACGACGAGCTGGCGGAGCTGGTGGACACCAGCGACGAGTGGATCAGCAAGCGGGTCGGCATCCGCACCAGGCACGTGGCCGAGGACGGCGAGAGCGTCGCCGACCTGGCCACGCACGCCGCCGCGAAGGCGCTGGCCGGCAGCGGCCTGCGACCCGCCGACATCGACCTCGTGCTGGTCGCCACCTGCACCCAGACCGAGCGCGCCCCGAACGTCGCCTCCCGCGTCGCCGCCGGCCTGGGCGTCCCGGGCGGCGCGCTCATGGACCTCGGCGCCTCCTGCTCCGGCTTCACCCACGCCCTGGCGCAGGCCGACCACGCCATCCGGGCGGGCGCCGCCACCCATGCCCTGGTCGTGGGGGCCGACAAGATGACCGCGGTGACCGACTGGACCGACAGGACCACCTGCGTGCTCACCGGCGACGGCGCCGGCGCGGCCGTGGTGAGCGCGGCCGAGCAGGCGGAGATCGGCCCGGTCGTGTGGGGCTCGGCACCCGAGCTGGGCCGGGCCGTCCGCATCGAGGGCACCCCCACCCGCTTCTCCCAGGACGGCCAGACCGTCTACCGCTGGGCCACCACCCGGCTGCCCGCGCTGGCCCGGCAGGCGTGCGAGCGCGGCGGCGTCCGCCCGGAAGACCTGGCGGCGGTGGTCCTGCACCAGGCGAACCTGCGCATCATCGAGCCCATCGCCGACAAGCTCGGCGCGGTCAACGCGATCGTCGCCAAGGACGTGGTGGACTCGGGCAACACCTCGGGCGCCAGTGTGCCCCTGGCGCTGGCGAAGCTGCTGGAGCGCGGCGAGGTGCCGCGGGGCGCGCCGATGCTGCTGTTCGGCTTCGGCGGCAACCTGTCCTACGCGGGCATGGTGGTCCGCTGCCCCTGA
- a CDS encoding fatty acid desaturase family protein, whose protein sequence is MSIAAVVYAGGWALFAWVGDSWWQLLVAAALAVIFAQFGFLAHDLGHRQVFRTRRPSDIAGLVIGNLGVGLGWGWWTTKHNKHHANPNHEDHDPDVSPAVIVWSQDQAARSTGLPRFIAKYQAFWFFPLLTLEAWHLHIASVKALFQPTAKRRNLELALLLAHFVLYFGVVFTVLPFGMALLFLVVHQGVFGVYLGCTFAPNHKGMPVLTKEDKLDFLRKQVLTSRNVRGNLFTDVALGQLNYQIEHHLFPHMPAPNLRKAQPIVERYCQEIGVDYLQTGLIESYGQALRHLHEVGAKLR, encoded by the coding sequence ATGAGCATCGCCGCCGTCGTGTACGCCGGCGGCTGGGCCCTGTTCGCCTGGGTGGGCGACTCCTGGTGGCAACTCCTCGTCGCGGCCGCCCTGGCTGTGATCTTCGCGCAGTTCGGCTTCCTCGCCCACGACCTCGGGCACCGCCAGGTGTTCAGGACGCGTCGCCCCAGCGACATCGCGGGCCTGGTGATCGGCAACCTCGGCGTCGGGCTCGGCTGGGGCTGGTGGACCACCAAGCACAACAAGCACCACGCCAACCCCAACCACGAGGATCACGACCCCGACGTCTCACCCGCCGTGATCGTCTGGTCGCAGGACCAGGCCGCCCGCAGCACCGGCCTGCCCCGGTTCATCGCCAAGTACCAGGCGTTCTGGTTCTTCCCGCTGCTCACGCTGGAGGCCTGGCACCTGCACATCGCCAGCGTCAAGGCGCTGTTCCAGCCCACCGCCAAGCGCCGCAACCTGGAGCTGGCGCTGCTGCTGGCGCACTTCGTGCTCTACTTCGGCGTGGTCTTCACCGTGCTGCCCTTCGGCATGGCCCTGCTGTTCCTCGTCGTGCACCAGGGGGTGTTCGGGGTCTACCTCGGCTGCACGTTCGCGCCCAACCACAAGGGCATGCCCGTGCTGACCAAGGAGGACAAGCTGGACTTCCTCCGCAAGCAGGTGCTGACCTCCCGCAACGTGCGCGGCAACCTGTTCACCGACGTGGCGCTCGGCCAGCTCAACTACCAGATCGAGCACCACCTGTTCCCCCACATGCCGGCGCCGAACCTGCGCAAGGCCCAGCCCATCGTCGAGCGCTACTGCCAGGAGATCGGCGTCGACTACCTCCAGACCGGCCTCATCGAGTCCTACGGGCAGGCGCTGCGGCACCTGCACGAGGTGGGCGCCAAGCTGCGCTGA
- a CDS encoding sensor histidine kinase, whose protein sequence is MRRPSPSTIVSVVTIAAVLAGSFLAFANSGPTNVLDVVLPLVACAGLLARERYPVVALVVVTVSVAAYYPYAGLDGPLVVMLFVVLYTAADRGHLTAAIATGAAALLAMGVGETGGIRHVDDSTFIMITGWVVASIAFGGVTRNRRAYLSEARQHALDALLTKEEEARRRASEERLRIARELHDVLGHNISMINVQASAALHGIRKRPEDAEAALRTIKETSKETLRELRTTLGVLRQVDEDAPVAPADSLARLDALVAASGLTVRTELPEPLGALPTEVDLAATRIVREALTNVSRHSGTREATLTITTEAGDIIITVDDDGPGATYDGGSGFGIQGMRERATALGGTLEAGPRPGGGFRVTARLPLTQPTNGAR, encoded by the coding sequence ATGCGCAGGCCGTCGCCCAGCACGATCGTGTCGGTCGTCACCATCGCCGCCGTGCTGGCCGGCTCCTTCCTCGCCTTCGCCAACTCCGGCCCGACCAACGTGCTGGACGTCGTGCTGCCGCTGGTCGCCTGCGCCGGGCTGCTGGCCAGGGAGCGTTATCCGGTCGTGGCGCTGGTCGTGGTGACGGTGTCCGTGGCCGCCTACTACCCGTACGCGGGGCTCGACGGGCCGCTCGTCGTGATGTTGTTCGTCGTGCTCTACACGGCGGCCGACCGCGGTCACCTCACGGCGGCCATCGCCACGGGGGCGGCGGCGCTGCTGGCCATGGGCGTCGGCGAGACCGGCGGGATCAGGCACGTGGACGACAGCACGTTCATCATGATCACGGGCTGGGTGGTCGCGTCCATCGCGTTCGGCGGGGTCACGCGCAACCGCCGCGCGTACCTGTCGGAGGCCCGTCAGCACGCGCTCGACGCCCTGCTGACCAAGGAGGAGGAGGCCAGGCGGCGGGCCAGCGAGGAGCGGCTGCGCATCGCCAGGGAGCTGCACGACGTGCTCGGGCACAACATCTCCATGATCAACGTGCAGGCGTCCGCGGCGCTGCACGGCATCCGCAAGCGGCCGGAGGACGCCGAGGCGGCGCTGCGCACGATCAAGGAGACCAGCAAGGAGACGCTGCGCGAGCTGCGGACCACGCTGGGCGTGCTGCGCCAGGTCGACGAGGACGCGCCGGTCGCGCCCGCCGACAGCCTGGCGCGGCTGGACGCGCTGGTCGCGGCATCGGGCCTGACGGTACGCACGGAGCTGCCCGAGCCGCTCGGCGCGCTGCCGACCGAGGTGGACCTGGCCGCCACCCGCATCGTCAGGGAGGCGCTGACGAACGTCTCCCGCCACTCGGGCACGCGGGAGGCCACGCTCACGATCACCACCGAGGCCGGAGACATCATCATCACCGTGGACGACGACGGACCCGGCGCCACGTACGACGGGGGCAGCGGCTTCGGGATCCAGGGCATGCGTGAGCGCGCGACGGCGCTCGGCGGCACCCTGGAGGCCGGCCCGCGCCCCGGGGGCGGCTTCCGCGTCACCGCCCGCCTGCCACTGACCCAGCCGACGAACGGGGCCCGATGA
- a CDS encoding response regulator: MIRVLLADDQTLVRAGFRSILSDEDDIEVVAEAANGAQAIAGAREHRPDVVLMDIRMPELDGLEATRRIAGDPALDGVKVIILTTFDLDDYVYGALRAGAGGFLVKDTEPAELIHAVRVVARGDALIAPSITRRLIAEFAGRVKRPEPGPELNALTEREREVMTLVAGGLSNDEIAARLVLSPATAKTHVSRIMTKLRVRDRAQLVVIAYEAGMITPGWLTP; the protein is encoded by the coding sequence ATGATCCGCGTACTGCTCGCCGACGACCAGACCCTGGTGCGTGCCGGGTTCCGCTCCATCCTCAGCGACGAGGACGACATCGAGGTGGTGGCCGAGGCCGCCAACGGCGCGCAGGCGATCGCCGGGGCCCGCGAGCACCGGCCCGACGTGGTGCTCATGGACATCCGCATGCCCGAGCTCGACGGCCTGGAGGCCACCCGCCGCATCGCGGGCGACCCGGCGCTCGACGGCGTGAAGGTGATCATCCTGACCACGTTCGACCTCGACGACTACGTCTACGGCGCGCTGCGGGCCGGCGCCGGCGGCTTCCTGGTCAAGGACACCGAGCCGGCCGAGCTGATCCACGCCGTCAGGGTCGTGGCCAGGGGAGACGCGCTGATCGCGCCGTCGATCACGCGGCGGCTGATCGCCGAGTTCGCCGGCCGGGTCAAGCGGCCCGAGCCGGGCCCCGAGCTGAACGCGCTCACCGAGCGGGAGCGCGAGGTCATGACGCTGGTGGCGGGCGGCCTGTCCAACGACGAGATCGCGGCCCGCCTCGTGCTCAGCCCGGCCACGGCGAAGACGCACGTCAGCCGCATCATGACCAAGCTGCGCGTGCGTGACAGGGCCCAGCTCGTGGTCATCGCGTACGAGGCCGGCATGATCACGCCGGGCTGGCTTACTCCCTGA
- a CDS encoding cytochrome ubiquinol oxidase subunit I, producing MDIVDLARLQFALTAGAHFLFVALTLGLATLVAVVQTRATFGGDPVHLRMTRFWGQLYIINYAMGIVTGLVMEFQLGLSWSGLTEYAGDVFGSALAIEALVAFFVESTFLGLWIFGWNKLNRWAHLALIWVVTLTAYASAFWIMVANGFLQNPVGHVAEGGRLRLTDFGAMVANPAAQVAFWHVLFGAMVVGGFFMAGVSAYHLRRRTPEQDLFRKSLRIGIGVALPALLLTATFGGLGFETMQPTKVAAWVGSPERLAAAQAEMVARFGPGDYLPPVEAVQTSGITMMALFALMLFVAGPSFLLMLIRPVVRGFRLWHRLLTLMIPVPFVTVLAGWVFRELGRQPWAVYGLLRTSEAMSPVTGGQLVFSLAAFVTVFAVLIVVNYWLLARQARRGPGAVALGDRPVETPVPAPSF from the coding sequence ATGGACATCGTGGACCTCGCCCGCCTGCAGTTCGCGCTCACGGCGGGCGCGCACTTCCTGTTCGTGGCGCTCACGCTGGGCCTGGCGACGCTGGTCGCCGTCGTCCAGACCCGCGCCACCTTCGGCGGCGATCCCGTGCACCTGCGGATGACCCGGTTCTGGGGCCAGCTCTACATCATCAACTACGCGATGGGCATCGTCACCGGGCTCGTGATGGAGTTCCAGCTCGGGCTGTCGTGGAGCGGGCTGACCGAGTACGCGGGCGACGTGTTCGGCTCGGCGCTGGCCATCGAGGCGCTGGTGGCGTTCTTCGTCGAGTCCACGTTCCTGGGATTGTGGATCTTCGGCTGGAACAAGCTGAACCGGTGGGCGCACCTGGCGCTCATCTGGGTGGTGACGCTGACCGCGTACGCGTCGGCGTTCTGGATCATGGTCGCCAACGGCTTCCTGCAGAACCCGGTCGGGCACGTGGCGGAGGGCGGGCGGCTGCGGCTGACGGACTTCGGGGCCATGGTGGCCAACCCGGCGGCGCAGGTGGCGTTCTGGCACGTGCTGTTCGGGGCGATGGTCGTCGGCGGGTTCTTCATGGCCGGGGTGAGCGCGTACCACCTGCGCAGGCGCACCCCCGAGCAGGATCTGTTCCGCAAGTCGCTGCGGATCGGGATCGGCGTGGCGCTGCCCGCCCTGCTCCTGACGGCCACGTTCGGCGGGCTCGGGTTCGAGACCATGCAGCCGACGAAGGTCGCCGCGTGGGTCGGCTCGCCCGAGCGGCTGGCCGCCGCGCAGGCCGAGATGGTGGCCAGGTTCGGCCCCGGCGACTACCTGCCTCCGGTGGAGGCGGTGCAGACGAGCGGCATCACGATGATGGCGCTGTTCGCGCTCATGCTGTTCGTGGCCGGGCCGAGTTTCCTGCTCATGCTGATCCGGCCGGTGGTGCGCGGGTTCAGGCTGTGGCACCGGCTGCTGACGCTGATGATCCCGGTCCCGTTCGTCACCGTGCTGGCCGGCTGGGTCTTCCGCGAGCTGGGGCGCCAGCCGTGGGCCGTGTACGGGCTGCTGCGGACGTCCGAGGCCATGTCGCCGGTGACCGGAGGGCAGCTGGTTTTCTCGCTGGCCGCGTTCGTCACGGTGTTCGCGGTGCTCATCGTGGTCAACTACTGGCTGCTGGCCAGGCAGGCGCGGCGCGGGCCCGGCGCGGTGGCGCTGGGCGACCGGCCGGTCGAGACCCCCGTTCCTGCTCCTTCGTTCTAG